DNA from Triticum aestivum cultivar Chinese Spring chromosome 7D, IWGSC CS RefSeq v2.1, whole genome shotgun sequence:
ctccttcGGCGGGTACGACgacccccaatccacctccggcgaagaagcagaagcaggcggacagcaaggaaacccgctcctggactattaacccggacccttatgtacctaagaccacaagggtaccggagccatcactgaagcctctcctcccaaggccttgggaacttagtgaagctgaaaccaaattggccgcgtctgctcattatgagaaatggaaggcggatatgaaggcgataaaagagcctgagcccaagcaagtattcactgagaagcaaaagaagtgggctaaggattttttgacgacaccgtcccaagccgagctgaatatgcctgatgactatggacatgaacttcgtaggcaagcaaaaatattgaaggaggagaaagaagaaagtaaaaaaagcgggaaacaagttgaccagctcgggatgcagaataaacaatcgacccccccgctcatagtgaaagccggtccagaagaggaccccgagatcatagcagctgcggcagcacttggattgactgtagcgagtgccatgaaacaagcgtccgagatgggtttgactcttcgtgccttcttaggccttgaggatgcaccagtatgtgagatagcattacaatatgtgcggaatgggcctctcatcgagcctgcgcgggaaaagagtctaccaccacaaatgcgaaatctgctacgttggtacaagcaattcataacatgggccgacaaagaatatgtttatgcggatgttacagaggagcatcacaccaaacggtactctgtagaagttaatatgagtgaattgttccagctgttcaatctgcgcgagctcgacaaatctatgctgagttgctacgttctgtaagtgatttatttctacctcatctcgttcttcaatgcctgcactatatatatatatatatatatatatatatatatatatatatatatatatatatatatatatatatatatatatatatatatatatatatatatatatatatatatatatatatatatagtcctaactatattgttacgtacgctattatgcagattgaagatttgggaatgcaaaataagaaacatccatgatgttgggttcattgacccacatatcgttaatggacatgtgttacaaaatcaccccgaagacgtggagaaagacttgtacaagtttcttagaaagcatcaactcaaaagtcatattctatttccttaccattttgggtgagtgtttctctcttgtgcccattctcttttgtttactccatgcatggtatgtctaatcgatgagttatgcatgactgtgcatgtaacgtgtccgcaggttccactggattctgctaaatattgaacttcacacctccagagttctaatcatggactctatggattcggatccaaagcgttgggccgacatgagaaaaatgctgcaaaagtaattattttcaatcatttgagctctatatcgatcggtctctttcgttcatttcctaatatcaagtaactaataactcccttgttcatttaattttctttgccctgtagggtttggagacggttctcagaagaaattgtcggtgaattcaaacatgagctagattttagaaggttagttaatgtggataagcagccaccggggaccaatctatgtggatactatatttgtgagaacatccggagacacacctctgagcggaaggcatcggatagcgtgcggaaggcgacggataacttgcggaggaggcttagtccagaagctcgctttcgaccaattcaagatgaattagcaggatttttcatgagggaagtcatcaatcctaaaggagaacactaaaccgaggacgaagaaatttatatgcatacccgagattgaaacttgttcgaagttgtatatggtcatccatcctaattgtgtatggaaacttgttcgaagttgtatatggtcacccgagattgaatatatattatatattcctcttgaattcttcttgtttgaaatttcatatgcatgtatatagtagcgtagaatatgtgtactgaaacttcatcgaaattaaaataaaacataaaatataatataaaagaaataaaacactacaaattaaaaagaaaccaggtttaggggggctaaaaccctaaacctgcggaggaggcctttagtcccggttagccacgagaaccgggactaaaggtcctccgccctgacggactcctggcgcccacgtggacgggcctttagtcgcggttcgtaagaggcgcgactaaagggggggcctttagtcgcgcatatttagtcccggttgcacagccgggattaatggcctttgcgaaccgggactaaaggcctattcGCTACCAGTGTGATGCACACAGCCATTTATTATACAATTTTCAGGACATTACATAAATAGATAAAAAGGACACAACCACGGACAATACATTTGTACATAAGACACTCATGCATTACTAAACCTATTTCTATGCTACCATATAAACTTGTTGAATAAAGCATGTACGGTCATCTCCAAATGCTTGTATCCAAAGTCTAGAAGCCCCGAGCTTCCACATGCTGATGTAAGGACTACATACAGATTCGGTGCGTAGCTCTGtggataacctgcaaaaaatggaaGCTTTGTCATTGTTAAACATAAGGCTAATATTCTCACCTGGATTTGAGCCTTAAGTTTCTCATCCACCCCACACGACTAATTTCCGAACATATTAGAGATACTAGTAGGCAGTGGAATATTAAACAGGACATGGACCCTCTACCATAACAAGCGTGTGAATGGGCACAATAGGAAGAAGTGCTCGATTGTTTCAGTCTCATCATGAAAACATCACTTTTTACTACAATTCCAGTTATATTTTGCTAAGTTATCCTTAGCCAACATGCTTGTACAAATATATACCAATCCAAAATCTTGATCTTAAGGGGGACTTTTACCTTCTAGATAAAAAATTTCCTAATAAAATATTGTCGTTTGTCAAATCAGCATACATATACTAAGAGGCGTATCTCTGAGCCATCCTTGCCAAACCTATCATTGTTACCATTACCAACTTGGAAGGAACCCTTTGAAAGAATTCCACTTTGACTCGCACGAGACCTTTCCAGAATGGAGAATTTGTAGGTTTCACTATCACTTGTAACAACGTTTTGGAATTAGTTATTTAATTCGCAACAGCTCTTACTATATATATGCCCATACCCATCATTTAACAGTTTGAAAAAACATTTGTGGAGcaacatttatttatttttatcttcAAAACCTCCACCCCGAGACCACCCTTGTCTTTAGGTCGGAAAGTAGTGTTTAAATAGTTAGCTGTTATTTGCGCTAGCTTATGATTGTCAGATTAACAGAAGAATCTGGTTTTGTAATATTCTAGTGCTTTGTGACCTTTCCTTAGGTACCTTGGAGAATGACAACGTGAACATCGACATCCTTTCGCTGTCGAAATTGACTGGGATATTTTCTTAAACATGTCCTCTATACCATCCCACTCCTTATTCTGGAGGTTACAGATGTGGAAACAATAAATGGGTAGGCTCTACCTTTTCTAAATTCCTCTGGACTTGTTCAAACTACCTATATTCGACATGTTTTCATATATGATAAATGAACAGAAGTATGGAATTTATTTACCTTGTCATGTCAGAAATATGCTATTCAAAAACGCATATCCAGCAACCACCCCACCTTCATTTAGTGAAGCTGCTTTGGTCCTCAACAAATAACCGCACTGATCATTTATAATGACCTTGTCGTTGTTCCTATATCCATGAAATaaacaattttagcaagtgttaAATATATGTCAAATATTACAATAGCTGATAATGTATTACCTAAGGTAGGCTCCAAATATTCCAAACTCAGAAACAACATTATCCCTAACAAAAGTTCCCTCGCGGACAAGATAGCTGGGAGATGCTGGTGGGAATATCCTTTGCATTAAGATGTATGCTGCAGTTTCATTGCTTCCATCCTTCCGAAGGCGAATCAATGTTTCACGTAGATTATCCCCGTAAATGTTGTTCCCTGAACGGAATATCAGGGTTACTCATCGGTCAATAGTGTCCAACATTTTGGCTGCATGGTGAGACTGAGGTAATACCTCCACCCTCCCTCTGTGGTTTGAGAACAAACAACTCCGGCGATTCAATAGCGGAATTTACTATAATGTCATTCTCCAAACTCCACAATCCTGCGAAGCATTTTCGTACATTTTCTATGTCGGATTGGTTGTCAAGAAACCTGGTACGTAATGCAGGGTCAGAATAGCAATCGTGTGCAGAAGGAGCCATTGATAAACATAAATAGTGAGTATCATTAGATATTTTTGTTTTATGCCCTTTTTTACTTGACTTCTAATTATTTATGTAGTCAAATTATCTGAACTTCCAAAGTTTGGCCATGAACGGACTTAATTCTGTGGAAACTGTTTACAAACAAATCATATAACTACATTTAGTATTTTTTTCGTCATATTATTACATTTCACAATATATTTATTATTACAGTAAACCTGATCCATAGTTACTGTTTTACTATGAGGTTTACCATAAACTTTTAGCGAGTCATGTATCAGTATGCAATAATAATGAAATGGGATTACCTTTCAAGCACATTTTCCTTCGCCAGTTCTTGTTGAATCTTCTTTGTACCGACAAGATGGTGTGCTATTGACGGGCACTTAATAGCAGAAGAACGCTCGATCAAGAGTCTTGCTCTCCATTCCTTAAGAAAAAATGTGGCAGTTGTGTGAATAGCAGCTACTTCAGTTGTTCTGTTGAACTATGGTAAATAGTACTCCCCTCGTCCCAAAGTAAGTGTCGTtggtttagtacaaagttgtactaaaataacatcacTTATTTTGGGACCGAGAGAGTACTAGAAAAAAAATCAATGCTTAAGTCCCATATTTGTGGTTGCACATCTATTTTCAATGTTTATATCCCATCAAAAGAAGGAATCATTCAACACATCTAAAGATTAACAGAAGTATATCAAGTTTAATCATAGTAAAAGGAATACATACGGCTTCTGATGGGTAATCAGCCGGTGAGTACCCTGCCCTGAAGTAAACTATTGCAACTGGGCGTCCATTTCTGAATGACAAAACAAACAAAAATTCAAAGTTCCTCAAATCACGCATGACGACATTGCAAGTAACATTCTTGTAGAGAGGAACCTTACATCACGAGTGTCCCATCAGGACGAAGATCCCCCTCCGCTTCTATTTCTGCCATTGTCTTGCGAATAGTCGTCACCCCATACGTAAAAACAGAAGTTAAGGAAAAAAACATTGTACATTTTTTCAATAATTGCACGCTACGACACATTTTGAAATTGAATGAGATTCCTCTGCATTTTGTATTGGCAGCATCTAGCTAGTATCAAGCTACAACATGGCATTAGCATAGACCGGAGGATATATTTCTCTCAGCGCGACCGTGATCCAATACTGGTCATACATGTACCTTTCTTCTGCTTGAACAACCACCAGCACTACCGCGCTAAACAAGGAAAGCTTTTTGTTAGTTAGAACAAAAGTCTTAAGAAAGTACATGTCTGCATCAAATTAAACACCTAACCTTTGGTTGTTGTACTCGGCCCATGCAGTGGCTAATGCTTCAGCGTGCTGGGCTATCGCAGTGTTTCCAACAACACTGGTTGGATCCAAACCAAGCTCCCTCTGATGGTGTCTGATTAGATTTCTGCGCGTTGCATTCAGATCGTTCTTGTCATCAAATCATTCAGCAGAAGCACTCAAATATAGTTGTGCAACGTCTGTGAGAATTGTGCAGATACACTAGTTAAACTATTGTATGATCTTCAGACCTGTGAAGCTCAGATACGCCGCAAGCGAGACCATTGGAGGATGTAGAGATCGTGTTGAGCTCTACTTGAAGAAGCTTGTCAGTTGCCCCATCTATCATGTAGTCCGACCTGGTCAGACCCAGTTGAATGTCCTGAAAGATGTATCCAAACTCACCTCATTACTTGAGTTAAGCCAAGGGTATCATCGTGGATGGGTTTAGCATGTAGTAACCTCGTACCCCATTCGTTCCAATTTACTTTGCAtatcacttttttcttaagttattttTTAAAAAGTTGACCAAATTTATGTTAAAAAAATTAACATCTACAATACCCAAAAATATTATATAATTATATATTTCATGATGGATCTAATGATATGTGATTCAGTATTTGTAAATTTTGATATTTTTTACTATAAAACTTGGTCAAACTTCAAAAAAGACTCCAAATAAAGCATATATGTGAAGTAAAGTGAAATCAAGAAAGTATATTGTACTGGTTTAAACGAACCTTAAATTAGCTGCACACTTACCTCTTTCTTGTTTAGTTCCATCATCTTTGAGTGAATATCTAGAAGCCTCCTAGTGAATGGATCCACTTCTTTTGTCCTGGAAGAGGAACATTGGCTTTCACAAAATTATTTGAGTCCAATAACTATACTCTCTTGATGTTCAGTTCCATGAGAAAATAACCTTGCCAAAGTCTGCTGCAAGAAGTCCCCATCCAGGCTGACACGATGAACGAGCTCATTGAAAAGTGGAGCTAGCTCGAGTGCCTGCTCCCAGTAAACCTTCGGAAACGACATTGGCAAGAGAGCAAATGGGGCATGGAGTAGACCAACACCAGGCGCTTTTCCTGATCTCTGCATGCACCCATGAAAAATTAAGTCAAAATGTTTTGTTTAAGAAAGTGCAAAAACTTTGCGTCTCGGTGCATTGATAGAAATatgagtttgtaaaactctaaaaaGAGAAACACCCAAAGAGTATGACACGATGCCTCTAATTGGTAGACACAGTCACACGGCCATCACCGGAAGCAACACTGCCGCCACCTATTTCCTGATTTCGGTCTTAAATGTGCCAAGTAGGCGAGCTAAGCTGGGTTGAGCAATGTCGAAGATGAGCATGTTCCGATGCTTTCGGATGCACTAAGCCAATAACATTCTGATCGAGGATATGCCTTTGCGGATCGAGGTGGGGACAAAATAATAACTTTGTTGCTCCCAGTTCACGAAACCGTTCCCCGTAGCGCTGGGGAGGGGGTACCATCGGACGGATCCATGGGAGCACCTTGTGCTACATAGTGCGTGAAAATGAGCATCCGATGAGATGATCCATTATCTCCTTCGACTGATTGTAGAGTATGCACCTAGGTGCATACTGGTGACCAACGGCGTGCCAATTGCTCGACGGTCCAACAACCATCTTGGTAAACCTGCCCCACATGGAGAACTTGACCTGAGAGAGAACCCAAGTCTTCTAGTTGAGCTTTCCATGAGCTCGAACCGGACACTCCATGAAAGCAAATATGGCGAATCCTAACCAGCTAGGTGCACAACCTGAATCGCTGACGTTGCTGGTCCATGTGGATGCACGCCCTTGCATGTGCGCGGatactctctctcttctcttcctgCGCAAGTACTCACACATGCATGGCCTACATTAGCTTCCCTCTCCCCTCTAACTCCCatggttttcattttcttttgacaATTTAGATTGTACATATCTTTAGAACCAAAAAgtcatttttgattttttttacatatttgaactCGTGACGCCAAGCCCTTTAAAACAAGTACAGTCTTGGATACATTTGAAACACTTCTTTTAAAAAAAACTTTTGCTTTAAACGGTGAAGAACTTTTCATTTTTATTCTAAAGTGCCAAATAAACAGAATCAAGGCTGAAGAACTTTCTAAATAGTGGGTCTGCACTTTGTTAGAAATATGAAAGAACTTTGCTAGAAAATGTATCTGGAAACAAAGAACCTTATCTACAGCTTGGCCAAACTTTGATGAAATGTTTATGGAACTTTTTTGAGCCACACACAATTTAATTTGCGTAATTTATTTAAAAGTAATGGTGACATATTTGGTTATTCTGTTATTTTGTTTAAAGAGCCACAACATGCATGTGAATATGGCGAGGGAGTACACTGCATAGCTGACAACGTGGTGGGGCAGGTTGATTGGACATGACCCTAGATGGAGGGCCAGGATACATGTTATGCGGGTAACTGGTTAGGAAAAATCTACTTCCCCATGAAAGAGAGCGTCGTAACAGCTCTTAGCAGTCCAACATCAAATAAGGACGTCCAGTTCGATGGTAAGACGCACACTGCATACCATCCTCCATACCTGGAAGTATTGCCATAAGGCCAAGGCAAGGACCCTCTAGTGACTGAGATTGAACGAAGGTCGGTCAAGGCCCCAACGACAGCCTATTGCTTCTTGGTGCACCCTGATACCATTTTGTTAATACGCTT
Protein-coding regions in this window:
- the LOC123167324 gene encoding glutathione synthetase, chloroplastic isoform X2 produces the protein MAAPNALTGASVSRGGGASMSGSVTAVCPRSVVAAAPTSRTSSLRPMRCGVVGTAAPVVATAEGDDRRRFGQLAVPQGLVDELVEEALVWCSQHGLVVGDKNHPRSGKAPGVGLLHAPFALLPMSFPKVYWEQALELAPLFNELVHRVSLDGDFLQQTLARTKEVDPFTRRLLDIHSKMMELNKKEDIQLGLTRSDYMIDGATDKLLQVELNTISTSSNGLACGVSELHRNLIRHHQRELGLDPTSVVGNTAIAQHAEALATAWAEYNNQSAVVLVVVQAEERYMYDQYWITVALREMYGVTTIRKTMAEIEAEGDLRPDGTLVINGRPVAIVYFRAGYSPADYPSEAEWRARLLIERSSAIKCPSIAHHLVGTKKIQQELAKENVLERFLDNQSDIENVRKCFAGLWSLENDIIVNSAIESPELFVLKPQREGGGNNIYGDNLRETLIRLRKDGSNETAAYILMQRIFPPASPSYLVREGTFVRDNVVSEFGIFGAYLRNNDKVIINDQCGYLLRTKAASLNEGGVVAGYAFLNSIFLT
- the LOC123167324 gene encoding glutathione synthetase, chloroplastic isoform X1, translating into MAAANAFTSASMSCAPSLSGSVNVIAVCPRSVAAARTLSSSCLRPVRCAAVGTAAPVAATAEGDERRFEQLAVPPELVDELVEEALVWCSQHGLVVGDKNHPRSGKAPGVGLLHAPFALLPMSFPKVYWEQALELAPLFNELVHRVSLDGDFLQQTLARTKEVDPFTRRLLDIHSKMMELNKKEDIQLGLTRSDYMIDGATDKLLQVELNTISTSSNGLACGVSELHRNLIRHHQRELGLDPTSVVGNTAIAQHAEALATAWAEYNNQSAVVLVVVQAEERYMYDQYWITVALREMYGVTTIRKTMAEIEAEGDLRPDGTLVINGRPVAIVYFRAGYSPADYPSEAEWRARLLIERSSAIKCPSIAHHLVGTKKIQQELAKENVLERFLDNQSDIENVRKCFAGLWSLENDIIVNSAIESPELFVLKPQREGGGNNIYGDNLRETLIRLRKDGSNETAAYILMQRIFPPASPSYLVREGTFVRDNVVSEFGIFGAYLRNNDKVIINDQCGYLLRTKAASLNEGGVVAGYAFLNSIFLT